The Pseudomonas allokribbensis genome has a window encoding:
- a CDS encoding TonB-dependent receptor plug domain-containing protein, translating into MIHRSRSLLAIAVVSAIWQLPAQAEETSARADDDTRLGTVLVTGTRGTARTVLDSPVPVDVLTAEDLKTAGASDGELGQALQTLLPSFSFPRQSNSGGADHVRAAQLRGMSPDQVLVLVNGKRRHTSAVVNDSSKIGRGTAPVDFNSIPISAIKRIEVLRDGAGAQYGSDAIAGVINIILDDAPEGGEVSTSYGAYHTHQDAIGKTTTDGQNSVTTAKIGTRLGEEGGFIRGGTEYKNRNPTNRAGYDGFADTPNQRNYVMGDGIARDVNLWFNSELPLAGGKAYSFGTYNQRHTTGAEFYRYPSEQPQFYPNGYLPQSIGDNKDISATAGFKGLIGDDWDFDSSITHGRNRFDGATRRTLNVSLGEDSPTRFDTGDYELRQTTANLDFSRELRLGGRSFVLALGSEYRYENYLTYAGDEASYIGSGADGANGLRPSEESDLDRNVFGTYAELSGDLTDRFFVDAATRWEHYDDAGSKLTGKLSGRYKLTEQWALRGAISNNFRAPSLAQSGFQSTTSNFGDGGTLTDIRVLSVNDPIARALGAQKLDPETSKNYSLGLTFQLNERFDASLDVFRIDVKDRITLSQRIGSDALESYINDNFGVAGVHDVNFFTNAADTSTHGAELVLNYHQPFYEGQLGLTTAYTYNHTKVTSTKGTPSQLTALGIGNDALVGVEETNTLTDAAPKDRFVFSANWASEHWGLLGRLTRQGETTRVFDFGDSQPEQTYGAVWQLDAEVTYKFTPKFSVALGGNNLTDNYPERSGSAINYGGNLPYDVLSPIGTNGAYYYATATYGF; encoded by the coding sequence ATGATTCACCGTTCGCGTTCATTACTCGCCATCGCTGTTGTCAGTGCAATCTGGCAACTTCCTGCGCAAGCCGAAGAGACTTCCGCGCGCGCCGACGATGACACACGGCTGGGTACCGTGCTGGTCACCGGCACCCGTGGCACCGCCCGGACGGTGCTGGATTCACCAGTGCCGGTGGATGTGCTGACCGCCGAAGACCTGAAGACCGCCGGCGCCAGTGACGGCGAGTTGGGTCAGGCGTTGCAGACGCTGTTGCCGTCGTTCAGTTTTCCGCGTCAATCCAACTCCGGCGGTGCCGACCATGTGCGTGCCGCACAGTTGCGTGGCATGAGCCCGGATCAGGTGCTGGTGCTGGTCAACGGCAAGCGTCGGCACACCTCGGCGGTGGTCAATGACTCGTCGAAAATCGGTCGCGGCACGGCGCCGGTGGATTTCAACTCGATCCCGATCAGCGCCATCAAACGCATCGAAGTGCTGCGTGACGGCGCGGGTGCGCAGTACGGCTCCGACGCGATTGCCGGGGTGATCAACATCATCCTCGACGACGCCCCCGAGGGCGGTGAAGTGTCCACCAGTTACGGCGCCTACCACACCCATCAGGACGCCATCGGCAAAACCACCACCGACGGCCAGAACAGCGTGACCACTGCGAAGATCGGCACACGCCTGGGCGAAGAGGGCGGTTTCATTCGCGGCGGTACCGAGTACAAGAATCGCAACCCGACCAACCGCGCCGGTTACGACGGTTTTGCCGACACACCGAACCAGCGCAACTATGTGATGGGCGATGGCATCGCACGGGACGTCAATCTCTGGTTCAACAGCGAATTGCCGCTGGCCGGCGGCAAGGCTTATTCGTTCGGCACCTACAACCAACGGCACACTACAGGCGCCGAGTTTTATCGCTATCCATCCGAGCAGCCGCAGTTCTACCCCAACGGTTATTTGCCGCAGTCGATCGGCGACAACAAGGACATCTCCGCCACGGCCGGTTTCAAAGGGCTGATCGGTGACGACTGGGATTTCGACAGCAGCATCACCCACGGTCGCAACCGTTTCGACGGTGCCACCCGGCGCACCCTCAACGTCAGCCTCGGCGAGGACTCGCCAACCCGGTTCGACACCGGCGATTACGAGTTGCGCCAGACCACCGCCAACCTCGATTTCAGCCGTGAACTGCGCCTGGGCGGACGCTCCTTCGTCCTTGCGCTCGGCAGTGAATACCGCTACGAAAACTACCTGACCTACGCCGGTGACGAGGCCTCTTACATCGGCTCCGGTGCAGACGGCGCCAACGGTTTGCGCCCGAGTGAAGAGTCGGACCTGGACCGCAACGTGTTCGGCACCTACGCCGAATTGTCCGGTGATCTTACCGACCGTTTCTTCGTCGACGCCGCCACGCGCTGGGAGCATTACGACGATGCCGGCAGCAAACTCACCGGCAAGCTCAGTGGTCGCTACAAGTTGACCGAGCAGTGGGCGTTGCGCGGTGCGATATCGAACAACTTCCGTGCGCCATCGCTGGCGCAAAGTGGCTTCCAGAGCACCACCAGCAACTTCGGCGACGGCGGCACGCTCACCGACATTCGCGTGCTCTCGGTCAACGACCCGATCGCCCGTGCCCTCGGTGCGCAGAAGCTCGATCCGGAAACTTCGAAGAACTACAGCCTCGGCCTGACGTTCCAGTTGAACGAACGTTTCGACGCGTCGCTCGACGTGTTCCGCATCGACGTCAAGGATCGCATCACGCTGTCGCAACGCATCGGCAGCGACGCGCTGGAAAGCTACATCAATGACAACTTCGGTGTGGCGGGCGTGCACGATGTCAACTTCTTCACCAACGCCGCCGACACCAGCACCCACGGCGCCGAACTGGTGCTCAACTATCACCAGCCGTTCTACGAAGGGCAACTGGGCCTGACCACCGCGTACACCTACAACCACACCAAAGTCACCAGCACCAAGGGCACTCCGTCGCAACTGACCGCGTTGGGGATCGGCAACGATGCACTGGTCGGCGTCGAGGAAACCAACACCCTCACCGATGCGGCACCGAAGGATCGCTTCGTGTTTTCTGCCAACTGGGCCAGCGAACATTGGGGTTTGCTCGGCCGTCTGACTCGTCAGGGCGAGACCACCCGGGTGTTCGATTTCGGCGACTCGCAGCCTGAGCAAACCTACGGCGCGGTGTGGCAACTGGATGCCGAGGTGACCTACAAATTCACCCCGAAATTCAGCGTCGCCCTGGGCGGCAACAACCTGACCGACAACTACCCGGAACGCTCCGGCTCGGCCATCAACTACGGCGGCAACCTGCCGTACGACGTGCTCTCGCCGATCGGCACCAACGGCGCTTACTACTACGCCACCGCCACCTACGGCTTCTGA